One segment of Stomatobaculum sp. F0698 DNA contains the following:
- the rfbC gene encoding dTDP-4-dehydrorhamnose 3,5-epimerase, with translation MGQITVTTCPIEGLYVIEPAVHGDARGYFMETYNRRDMEEAGLNLNFVQDNQSASKKGVLRGLHFQKEFPQGKLVRAIRGRVFDVAVDLRKESKTFGQWYGVELTEENKKQFYISEGFAHGFLVLSDYAEFCYKVTDFYHPGDEGGLAWNDPEIGIRWPELVGAYPGSADASGYTLSDGTHLTLSDKDQAWETLKNTHHF, from the coding sequence ATGGGACAGATTACAGTGACAACTTGCCCGATTGAGGGACTTTATGTGATTGAGCCTGCGGTGCACGGCGATGCGCGCGGCTATTTTATGGAGACCTATAACCGCCGCGATATGGAAGAGGCGGGACTCAACCTGAATTTCGTGCAGGACAACCAGTCCGCGTCTAAGAAGGGCGTGCTGCGCGGCCTCCACTTCCAGAAGGAATTTCCGCAGGGCAAGCTGGTGCGCGCCATTCGCGGCCGTGTCTTTGACGTGGCGGTGGATCTTCGTAAGGAGTCGAAGACCTTTGGGCAGTGGTATGGCGTAGAGCTCACCGAGGAGAACAAAAAGCAGTTCTATATTTCCGAGGGCTTTGCGCACGGTTTTCTGGTGCTCTCCGATTATGCGGAGTTCTGCTATAAGGTGACGGATTTCTATCACCCGGGCGATGAGGGCGGTCTCGCGTGGAACGACCCGGAAATCGGCATTCGGTGGCCGGAACTGGTGGGCGCTTACCCGGGCTCTGCGGATGCTTCGGGCTATACGCTATCGGACGGCACGCATCTCACGCTGAGCGATAAGGACCAGGCTTGGGAGACGCTTAAAAACACGCATCACTTCTGA
- a CDS encoding AI-2E family transporter, with protein sequence MNWKKLFNFRYILISLYVLITALLLYCGSRAIDHIPELWSAVTGFFRWFRVVLHPLITGFALCYLLTPVVNFFEQRLASFRTLLPRARRRPAKQGKARSFRGLAVLLTFLLVLLALTLLLSLLISALSSSVQLANLSDLWRMTKELSLAISNFYQDVLNKLATLPVGGNDFTAYLQSAVSNLMSFAERFLGSMLSSVNNMGSFFSNLLFSLIFCVYFLLDGENILNYWKRVSKVLLGQHINRALSVFFSDADRAFAGYIRGQVIDALIMTLLVSISLSVLGVRYGLIIGILTGLGNLIPYVGPFVAYGSTALVCILYGDYARLVSAFIALFVIQTLDGNVINPRLLSSSIDIHPLLVIASLLVGGAVGGILGMLLAVPVGTLVKIQFERILALREAMRAEQTREV encoded by the coding sequence ATGAATTGGAAAAAACTATTCAACTTTCGCTATATTCTGATTTCACTCTATGTTTTAATCACCGCTCTACTGCTCTACTGCGGCAGCCGCGCCATCGACCATATTCCGGAACTCTGGTCCGCTGTCACGGGCTTTTTCCGCTGGTTCCGGGTTGTCCTGCATCCCCTGATTACCGGCTTTGCGCTCTGCTATCTCTTGACTCCGGTCGTGAACTTTTTCGAGCAGCGCCTTGCGAGCTTTCGAACACTCTTGCCGCGCGCACGGCGCCGCCCCGCGAAGCAAGGCAAAGCGCGTTCCTTCCGGGGACTCGCCGTGCTCCTCACCTTTCTTTTGGTGCTGCTGGCTCTCACCCTGTTGCTCTCGCTCCTCATCTCGGCGCTCAGCAGCAGCGTGCAGCTTGCAAATTTAAGCGACCTCTGGCGCATGACCAAGGAGCTTAGCCTTGCAATCTCAAACTTCTATCAGGATGTCCTGAATAAGCTTGCCACCCTCCCGGTCGGCGGAAATGACTTTACCGCCTACCTGCAGAGCGCGGTCTCGAACCTCATGAGTTTTGCGGAACGTTTCCTCGGCTCCATGCTGTCGAGCGTCAACAACATGGGCAGCTTCTTCTCGAACCTCCTCTTCTCGCTCATCTTCTGCGTCTATTTTCTGCTGGACGGCGAGAACATTCTGAATTACTGGAAGCGAGTCTCCAAGGTTCTGCTCGGGCAGCACATCAACCGGGCACTCTCTGTCTTCTTCTCGGATGCGGACCGCGCCTTCGCGGGCTATATCCGCGGACAGGTAATCGACGCGCTCATCATGACCCTCTTGGTCAGCATTTCGCTCAGTGTGCTCGGGGTTCGCTACGGGCTCATCATCGGCATTTTGACCGGCCTCGGCAACCTGATTCCCTATGTGGGGCCCTTTGTCGCCTACGGCAGCACCGCCCTGGTCTGCATTCTCTACGGCGACTATGCAAGGCTCGTCTCGGCATTTATCGCGCTCTTTGTAATTCAGACGCTGGACGGCAACGTGATTAACCCGCGGCTCTTAAGCTCCAGCATAGACATACACCCGCTGCTTGTGATTGCCTCCCTCTTGGTCGGCGGTGCCGTGGGCGGTATCCTCGGCATGCTGCTCGCCGTGCCGGTGGGTACGCTCGTGAAAATCCAGTTTGAGCGGATACTCGCATTGCGGGAAGCGATGCGCGCGGAACAAACAAGGGAAGTATAG
- a CDS encoding MATE family efflux transporter, with translation MKQVSQEARYRQMMEEPVYTLIPRLAVPTIVSMLVTAVYNMADTYFVSQLGTSPSAAVGVVFSLMTGIQAVAFMIGMGCGNEIARLLGQKEIEEAERYVATGFCTEILVGTLLAVLGIACSGQLVYRLGATPTIAPYAASYTRYALLGVPFFMCSLGMNNMLRFQGNSFYSMLGIATGGVLNIFLDPLFIYVFHMGIAGAAIATVISQIISFFILVWQCNCMQACLSIRPRRFSPSLERYRNILRFGLPSLARQGIASISVIVINFAAQPYGDAAIAAIAIVSRVAMFMNSAIIGFGQGFQPVCGFNYGAGNYKRVEQAYNFSLRVCFGALLLMGALVFFNAERVMMLFRKDPDVLAVGTLALQLQSLSIPLAAQITMANMFSQTTGYNVRATVVALLRQGICLIPILLVLPRVLGVRGIQAAQPLSDVFSAVIAFFITRSILREMRRKTAEQEKAELNSGKTLAQAKEV, from the coding sequence ATGAAACAGGTATCACAGGAGGCGCGCTACCGGCAGATGATGGAGGAACCGGTATACACGCTGATTCCGCGTCTCGCCGTTCCCACCATCGTATCCATGCTGGTCACCGCGGTCTACAACATGGCGGACACCTACTTTGTGTCGCAACTCGGCACCTCGCCCTCGGCGGCGGTCGGCGTGGTCTTTTCGCTGATGACGGGCATCCAGGCGGTGGCCTTCATGATAGGCATGGGCTGTGGAAATGAGATTGCGCGTTTGCTCGGGCAGAAGGAGATTGAGGAGGCCGAGCGCTATGTGGCGACCGGATTCTGTACGGAGATACTCGTAGGTACGCTGCTCGCGGTGCTTGGCATTGCATGTTCGGGGCAGCTGGTCTACCGCCTCGGTGCGACGCCTACCATAGCGCCCTATGCCGCGTCCTACACGCGCTATGCCCTGCTCGGCGTGCCCTTCTTTATGTGCTCGCTCGGCATGAACAATATGCTCCGTTTTCAGGGCAATTCGTTTTATTCGATGCTCGGCATTGCGACCGGCGGTGTGCTCAATATCTTTTTGGATCCGCTCTTTATCTACGTGTTTCACATGGGAATTGCGGGCGCGGCAATCGCGACCGTGATCAGCCAGATTATTTCGTTTTTCATTCTGGTCTGGCAGTGCAACTGCATGCAGGCCTGTCTCAGCATACGCCCGCGACGCTTTTCGCCGAGTCTTGAGCGCTACCGGAACATACTGCGCTTCGGCCTCCCGAGCCTTGCGCGGCAGGGCATTGCGAGTATCTCTGTCATTGTGATTAATTTTGCGGCACAGCCCTACGGCGATGCCGCGATTGCGGCGATTGCCATTGTGTCGCGGGTTGCCATGTTCATGAACTCCGCCATCATAGGCTTTGGGCAGGGCTTCCAGCCGGTCTGCGGCTTTAACTATGGCGCGGGCAACTATAAGCGCGTGGAGCAGGCCTATAACTTCAGCCTTCGCGTTTGCTTCGGCGCCCTGCTTCTCATGGGAGCGCTGGTGTTCTTCAATGCGGAGCGTGTGATGATGCTCTTCCGAAAGGACCCGGATGTCCTTGCGGTCGGAACGCTGGCCTTACAGCTCCAGTCCCTCAGCATACCGCTTGCAGCGCAGATTACTATGGCCAATATGTTTTCGCAGACCACAGGCTACAACGTCCGGGCGACCGTCGTGGCCTTACTCCGTCAGGGCATATGTCTGATTCCGATACTTCTTGTCTTGCCGCGCGTGCTCGGCGTGCGGGGCATTCAGGCGGCACAGCCGCTCAGCGATGTCTTTTCCGCGGTGATTGCGTTTTTCATCACAAGGAGCATACTTCGGGAGATGCGACGTAAGACTGCGGAGCAAGAAAAAGCAGAGTTGAATTCCGGAAAAACGCTTGCACAAGCGAAAGAAGTATGA
- a CDS encoding ABC transporter permease yields the protein MSKKARLLSLPYLVWMIGFIVIPLALVFVFGLTDRSGAFTLDNVISIVERNHLKALKLSVLLSFVSTVICFLLAFPLALILRGKKIGRANFVVFIFILPMWMNFLLRTLAWQTLLEKNGVINGFLTALHLKPINIINTPTAIVLGMVYNFLPFMVLPLYNTMCKIEDSIVEAARDLGASSLQTLWRIWLPLSVPGIVSGVTMVFVPALTTFVISNILGGSKILLIGNVIETEFTKASNWNLGSGLSIVMLLFILLSMTVLARYDKNGEGTAF from the coding sequence ATGAGTAAGAAGGCAAGACTCCTCTCTCTCCCCTATCTGGTCTGGATGATAGGCTTCATCGTGATTCCGCTCGCCCTGGTCTTTGTCTTCGGACTGACCGACCGGAGCGGCGCCTTCACCTTGGACAATGTGATTTCGATTGTAGAGCGCAATCACCTGAAGGCCTTAAAGCTCTCGGTGCTGCTCTCCTTTGTGAGCACCGTGATCTGCTTTCTGCTCGCCTTTCCGCTCGCGCTCATTCTGCGCGGCAAGAAGATAGGCCGCGCGAATTTTGTGGTCTTTATCTTCATCCTGCCGATGTGGATGAACTTCCTGCTCCGCACCCTCGCGTGGCAGACCCTGCTCGAGAAGAACGGCGTGATCAACGGTTTTCTCACGGCCCTGCACCTAAAGCCCATCAATATCATCAACACGCCCACTGCCATTGTGCTCGGCATGGTCTATAACTTTCTGCCCTTCATGGTGCTTCCGCTTTACAACACCATGTGTAAGATTGAGGACAGCATTGTCGAGGCCGCGCGGGATCTCGGAGCTTCGTCGCTCCAGACCCTATGGCGCATATGGCTTCCGCTCTCCGTGCCCGGCATTGTGAGCGGCGTCACGATGGTCTTTGTCCCGGCACTCACGACCTTTGTTATTTCCAACATTCTCGGCGGCAGCAAGATACTGCTGATCGGAAATGTCATCGAGACCGAATTCACCAAGGCAAGCAACTGGAATCTGGGCAGCGGTCTCTCGATTGTCATGCTGCTCTTCATCCTGCTCAGCATGACGGTGCTGGCGCGCTACGATAAAAACGGAGAGGGGACGGCATTCTGA
- a CDS encoding ABC transporter ATP-binding protein, translating into MSTLVDLQHISKSFDGEMVLDDLNLTVPENSFVTLLGPSGCGKTTTLRILGGFTTPDSGKVIFDGQDITSLPPNRRQLNTVFQKYALFPHMSIAENIAFGLKIKGKSKAYIDDKIRYALKLVNLSGFEKRDVNSLSGGQQQRIAIARAIVNEPRLLLLDEPLGALDLKLRQDMQYELIRLKKELGITFVYVTHDQEEALTMSDTIVVMNQGYIQQMGTPEQIYNEPENAFVADFIGDSNIIPAIMVHDELVNIFGANFRCVDKGFGQNQPVDVVIRPEDVELVKPEDGTLTGHVTHSIFKGVHYEMEVTTKGGYEWLVQSTHMFTLGQEVGIMVDPFNIQIMNKPASEDEEAIVNE; encoded by the coding sequence ATGTCAACACTGGTGGATTTGCAGCACATCTCCAAGTCCTTCGACGGAGAAATGGTGCTGGACGATTTGAATCTGACCGTTCCGGAGAACTCCTTTGTGACCCTGCTCGGCCCCTCCGGTTGCGGCAAGACCACGACGCTCCGCATCCTCGGCGGCTTCACGACCCCGGACAGCGGCAAGGTGATTTTTGACGGTCAGGATATCACAAGCCTTCCGCCGAACCGCCGCCAGCTGAACACGGTCTTCCAGAAGTATGCGCTCTTCCCGCATATGAGCATTGCGGAGAACATTGCCTTCGGCCTCAAAATCAAGGGCAAGAGCAAGGCCTATATCGATGACAAAATCCGATACGCCTTAAAGCTCGTGAACCTCTCCGGCTTTGAGAAGCGCGACGTGAATTCCCTCTCGGGCGGCCAGCAGCAGCGCATTGCGATTGCGCGTGCCATCGTGAATGAGCCGCGTCTTCTGCTCCTCGACGAGCCGCTCGGCGCACTCGACTTAAAGCTCCGCCAGGACATGCAGTACGAGCTGATACGCCTGAAAAAGGAACTCGGCATCACCTTTGTCTACGTGACCCACGACCAGGAAGAGGCTCTCACCATGTCCGACACCATCGTCGTCATGAACCAGGGCTATATCCAGCAGATGGGCACGCCGGAGCAGATTTACAACGAGCCGGAAAATGCCTTTGTCGCGGACTTCATCGGCGACTCCAACATCATCCCCGCCATCATGGTGCACGATGAGCTCGTGAACATCTTCGGCGCAAACTTCCGCTGCGTGGACAAGGGCTTCGGCCAGAATCAGCCGGTCGACGTCGTGATACGCCCGGAGGATGTGGAACTCGTAAAGCCGGAGGACGGAACGCTCACCGGCCATGTGACCCACTCCATCTTTAAGGGCGTGCACTACGAGATGGAGGTGACGACCAAGGGCGGCTACGAGTGGCTCGTGCAGTCCACCCATATGTTTACCCTCGGGCAGGAGGTCGGCATTATGGTCGATCCCTTCAACATTCAGATCATGAATAAGCCCGCCTCCGAGGACGAGGAGGCAATTGTCAATGAGTAA
- a CDS encoding lactonase family protein gives MKKYVAYVGSYSYTGKAKGITIFDVDTERGSFHKRQEVEVDNASDVIASSDGRMLYAVEDYGVVAFRILPDGGLVRVSSRKVNGMRPHHICVDRESKYLYTSGYHDGKLTILRLEPDGTIGSIVDEVYHKGLGSIAERGSRAHITCSKPTRDMRFVMSADPGIDQVSIYRFTGRPGEIRLVDAIRTARRSSPYFFTFSKDNRFLYLLYDMTNAIDVYSYTVSEDRGMPEFTKLQTVCTTGDVTPGALNAATCMTFTVDDRYIFVGNAGDNSVTLFARDAESGMLTAEFNLPISGEYPKDIAIFPDGKHIVSVNHESGTLSFFKVDYEKKLLIMSTNEISVSQPNCCIMVPVGEEG, from the coding sequence ATGAAAAAATACGTGGCGTATGTGGGATCTTACTCCTATACGGGAAAGGCAAAAGGCATCACAATTTTTGATGTGGATACGGAGCGCGGCAGCTTTCATAAGCGCCAAGAGGTCGAGGTGGACAATGCCTCGGATGTGATTGCATCGAGTGACGGGCGCATGCTCTACGCCGTGGAGGATTACGGCGTGGTTGCGTTCCGCATTCTGCCGGACGGCGGTTTGGTGCGTGTTTCGAGCCGAAAGGTGAACGGCATGCGGCCGCACCATATTTGCGTGGACCGGGAGAGCAAGTACCTCTATACCTCGGGTTATCACGACGGAAAGCTCACCATACTCCGCCTTGAACCGGACGGCACCATAGGTTCTATCGTGGACGAGGTTTACCATAAGGGTCTCGGCTCCATTGCGGAGCGCGGCTCGAGAGCCCATATCACCTGCTCGAAGCCCACGCGTGACATGCGCTTTGTGATGTCTGCGGATCCCGGCATCGATCAGGTGAGCATCTACCGCTTTACGGGCAGACCGGGTGAAATACGTTTGGTAGACGCGATTCGCACCGCACGGCGTTCCTCGCCCTACTTCTTTACCTTTTCAAAGGACAATCGCTTCCTCTATCTGCTCTACGATATGACGAATGCGATCGATGTATACAGCTATACGGTCTCCGAGGACAGGGGCATGCCGGAGTTCACAAAGCTTCAGACGGTGTGCACCACGGGAGACGTGACGCCGGGCGCCCTGAATGCGGCGACCTGCATGACCTTTACCGTGGACGACCGCTACATCTTTGTGGGCAATGCGGGCGATAACAGCGTGACCCTTTTTGCGCGCGACGCGGAGAGCGGTATGCTGACAGCCGAGTTTAACCTCCCGATCAGCGGCGAGTACCCGAAGGATATCGCAATCTTCCCGGACGGGAAGCACATTGTGAGCGTAAACCACGAGAGCGGAACCCTCTCTTTCTTTAAGGTGGATTACGAGAAGAAGCTGCTCATCATGAGTACCAACGAGATCTCGGTGAGCCAGCCGAACTGCTGCATCATGGTACCGGTCGGAGAGGAAGGGTAA
- a CDS encoding helix-turn-helix domain-containing protein — protein MEIGEKIRRLRILNNLTQEELADRAELSKGFISQLERDLTSPSILTLMDILQCLGTTPADFFSEKEPEQLIFRKADYFEKQDSELKNHICWLIPNAQKNMMEPILLTLEPGGRMAEDAPHSGEEFGYVLSGSLELHLGNETRRVKKGESFYYRSEKSHYVSSKSGCTLLYVSAPPSF, from the coding sequence TTGGAGATCGGTGAAAAAATCAGGCGTCTGCGCATCCTGAACAATCTGACGCAGGAAGAACTGGCGGACCGCGCGGAGCTCTCCAAGGGCTTCATCTCCCAGCTGGAGCGCGATTTAACCTCTCCCTCCATCCTGACGCTGATGGACATTCTGCAGTGCCTCGGCACCACACCCGCGGACTTCTTCAGCGAAAAGGAACCGGAGCAGTTGATATTCCGGAAGGCAGACTACTTTGAAAAGCAGGACAGCGAGCTGAAAAACCATATTTGCTGGCTCATTCCGAACGCGCAAAAAAATATGATGGAGCCCATACTGCTGACCCTCGAACCGGGCGGTCGTATGGCGGAAGATGCCCCCCACTCCGGCGAGGAGTTCGGCTACGTGCTGAGCGGCAGTCTGGAACTGCACCTCGGCAATGAGACCCGCCGCGTCAAAAAGGGCGAGAGCTTCTACTACCGCTCCGAAAAAAGTCACTATGTCAGCTCAAAGAGCGGCTGCACGCTACTCTACGTAAGCGCCCCGCCGTCCTTTTAA
- a CDS encoding ABC transporter permease yields MNRRIRNIIGDFYLVIMLLFLYLPIFTMIVLSFNESKSRTRWGGFTLRWYGELFSNATIMQALHNTLLIAFLSALIATVLGTAAAIGINAMKPTGRNLMIGLNNIPMLDADIVTGISLMLAFIAFRFSLGFHTVLISHITFNVPYVLLSVLPKLKQTNRSAYEAAMDLGATPRQAFFYTIFPDIVPGVLSGFLLAFTMSLDDFIITHFTKGAGIDTLSTLIYSQVRRGIVPSMYALSAIIFAAVLLLLLVANFMPSAKNSKQV; encoded by the coding sequence ATGAACAGACGTATACGAAATATCATCGGCGACTTCTATCTCGTGATCATGCTCCTCTTTCTCTACCTCCCCATCTTTACGATGATTGTGCTCTCTTTTAACGAGAGTAAATCAAGGACGCGCTGGGGCGGCTTTACCCTCAGGTGGTACGGAGAGCTCTTCTCGAACGCGACCATCATGCAGGCTTTGCACAATACCTTGCTGATCGCCTTCCTGTCCGCGCTGATTGCGACCGTACTCGGCACCGCGGCGGCCATCGGCATCAATGCGATGAAGCCTACCGGCCGCAACCTGATGATAGGCTTAAACAACATTCCGATGCTGGATGCGGACATCGTGACCGGCATCTCCCTGATGCTCGCCTTCATCGCCTTCCGCTTCTCACTCGGTTTCCACACGGTGCTGATCAGCCATATCACCTTCAACGTGCCCTATGTGCTGCTCTCCGTGCTGCCGAAACTGAAGCAGACCAACCGCTCCGCTTACGAGGCAGCCATGGATCTCGGCGCGACACCGCGCCAGGCCTTTTTCTACACCATATTCCCGGACATTGTGCCCGGCGTGCTCTCCGGTTTTCTGCTCGCTTTCACGATGTCGCTCGATGATTTCATCATCACCCACTTCACCAAAGGAGCGGGCATTGACACCTTGTCCACGCTGATCTACTCACAGGTGCGGCGCGGCATTGTACCCAGCATGTATGCACTTTCGGCCATCATTTTTGCGGCAGTTCTTCTTCTGCTTCTCGTCGCAAATTTCATGCCGTCTGCAAAAAATTCAAAACAGGTTTAA
- a CDS encoding type II toxin-antitoxin system RelB/DinJ family antitoxin — translation MASTNLNIRTDKDVKEQAEQIFAELGINMSTAVNMFLRTTIRENGIPFALKLETPNELTAAAIAEGRRIASDDSLNVI, via the coding sequence ATGGCAAGTACAAATCTTAATATTAGAACCGATAAAGATGTTAAGGAACAGGCAGAGCAGATTTTTGCGGAACTTGGAATTAATATGAGTACGGCTGTCAATATGTTTCTCAGAACAACTATACGAGAGAACGGGATTCCCTTTGCCTTAAAGTTGGAAACGCCGAATGAGTTGACAGCGGCTGCCATTGCCGAAGGTAGACGGATTGCCTCTGATGACAGTTTAAACGTGATTTAA
- a CDS encoding ABC transporter substrate-binding protein produces MKKRSILTRALSAAVLAALGLAISGCGQKSAKDDNTLYVYNWGEYIGENVVKEFEKETGIKVVYDTFETNEEMLPIIEAGAVQYDVVCPSDYIIQKMIEKDLIQPIDFDKVPNYKNIDPKYLEKSKGFDPENKYSVPYCWGTVGILYNTSMVPESEAPKSWNDLWNTKYQNNILMQDSVRDAFMVGEKLLGYDINTTDRTELEAVKDKLIEQKPLVQAYVIDQVRDKMIGGEAALAVIYSGEMLYVQKEVKASGADYELKYVIPEEGSNVWIDSWVIPKNARHKENAEKWIDFMCRAEIAKENFEFITYPTPNKAAFDLLDPELQNNKALFPDDADLAKCEVFQYLGEEGDALYDELWKEVKAQ; encoded by the coding sequence ATGAAGAAAAGAAGCATTTTGACCCGCGCACTCTCTGCAGCGGTCCTCGCGGCGCTCGGCCTCGCAATCAGCGGTTGCGGTCAGAAGTCCGCAAAGGACGATAACACGCTCTATGTCTACAACTGGGGCGAGTACATCGGCGAAAATGTCGTGAAGGAATTCGAGAAAGAGACCGGCATCAAGGTGGTCTACGACACCTTCGAGACCAACGAGGAGATGCTCCCGATCATTGAGGCAGGCGCAGTCCAGTATGATGTGGTCTGCCCGTCCGATTACATCATCCAGAAGATGATTGAGAAGGACCTGATTCAGCCGATCGACTTCGATAAGGTTCCGAACTACAAGAATATCGACCCGAAGTACCTTGAAAAGTCCAAGGGCTTCGATCCGGAGAACAAGTACTCTGTCCCCTACTGCTGGGGTACGGTCGGCATCCTCTACAACACCTCCATGGTGCCGGAATCCGAGGCGCCGAAGAGCTGGAACGACCTCTGGAATACGAAGTACCAGAACAACATCCTCATGCAGGATTCCGTCCGCGACGCTTTCATGGTCGGCGAGAAGCTCCTGGGCTACGACATCAACACGACCGACAGAACCGAGCTCGAGGCAGTGAAGGATAAGCTGATTGAGCAGAAGCCGCTCGTGCAGGCCTATGTCATTGACCAGGTGCGCGACAAGATGATAGGCGGTGAGGCTGCACTCGCAGTCATCTACTCCGGCGAGATGCTCTATGTCCAGAAAGAAGTCAAGGCTTCCGGCGCGGATTACGAGCTCAAGTATGTGATTCCGGAGGAAGGCTCCAATGTCTGGATTGACAGCTGGGTCATCCCGAAGAACGCGCGCCACAAGGAGAACGCGGAAAAGTGGATCGACTTTATGTGCCGCGCGGAGATTGCGAAGGAGAACTTCGAGTTCATCACCTACCCGACCCCGAACAAGGCAGCGTTCGATCTCCTCGATCCGGAACTTCAGAACAACAAGGCGCTCTTCCCGGACGATGCGGACCTCGCGAAGTGCGAAGTGTTCCAGTACCTCGGCGAAGAGGGCGATGCGCTCTACGACGAGCTCTGGAAGGAAGTCAAGGCGCAGTAA
- the relB gene encoding type II toxin-antitoxin system RelB family antitoxin has product MCFSIRLLAEEKRIAESYAKMRSMSLEEAFKQALFERIEDEYDIAVAAEAYAEYERSGRKSRPISELWKELDL; this is encoded by the coding sequence ATGTGCTTTTCAATCAGGCTTTTGGCGGAAGAGAAAAGGATTGCTGAGTCTTACGCGAAAATGCGTAGTATGTCGCTTGAAGAGGCATTTAAGCAGGCGCTTTTTGAGCGAATTGAAGATGAATATGATATCGCTGTGGCTGCCGAGGCTTATGCAGAGTACGAAAGAAGTGGGCGTAAGAGTAGACCCATTTCCGAACTGTGGAAAGAATTGGATTTATAG